A window of Dysidea avara chromosome 1, odDysAvar1.4, whole genome shotgun sequence genomic DNA:
ATGTATTATTACACTACGTGGAagtcaaggataaaatttttgctgttaaCCACAAAAACCTTGACTCCAGCcaaatcattaattttattcagtTTTACCAGGTTGGTGGGCGTGTACAGAAGGAAAACCTATAAGAGATGTCAAGATTTTTTCCATAAACCAGCCAATAAAGAAGTATCCCAATAATATTGATAATGACAACTGTATGGAAACTTTAACAATTTCAAGTAGTAACCATGGCGATGTATAACTGCTTCCAATAGTTTGGTGAATGATGTACAATATACCATATACCAGGAAATTTTTTTGGTACATAAGTTTTTTTTAGGTAGTAAAGCTACCGTGAAACTTTATAACATGAAAATCTATGTTTCGACACATCCACCTATCAACTCACCTTATTGATACATTACTGTGTGTGATATATACTGTTTGTAGGCATACGTGTACTCCATGTACGCTTACAAACAGTGTCACATATTCCCAATATTAAAGTGGATGTGGCTCATAACAAAGATGGCCTACTACAAGACTACACTATGCTTCTCACACGGATTGTTATTATTGTGCTACTTGGTGTAGACATGTTTTAACAATCGGTATGACGCTTGTAGTAAAAATCAATCCAGATAATTTGCTAGCTATGTGGTCAAGAATGAAAAATTTCGAATTGAGGAACAGTGATCCGTGATTTTAAATTTAAATCCAAAAATCCTGACAAACCACACATACTGTGAAAATTCCTGGTACATGGTAAATATGTAGGTATTAATATTTTTAGTGAAATTCTTCATCACACAAGTACTCtcccactatacagtatgttACACCTCTTGTGTTTATATGACGTGATCCATCATGCAGGAAGTGATGTCATAACATTTCCCGTGCATACAGGAAGTGACATTACTAGTACTTTTAGTATAGTGTAcagtagatcacatgatcctgtCATGTTACTCTAGGATATCAGTTGCACTGAGAGACTACAGCAAGATGAGACAACAAGATTGTAGTGTGGTGACTGATTATGGAGGGAACAAGTTTGGTAATCTCTATGATGTTGTTATAGGAGTACACGATGAAGTAGTTGTTGTTGATGAGACTAACAAGTGTGCGATAGTGTTTGACTGTAACATGACATTGTTATCAGTGATTGGACAAGGAAGTGGTGACAACAGATTGAACTATCCTGATGGTATAGCAGTCAGTAAGGATGGCATCATAGCTGTTAGTGACTGGGGTAGTCATCAAGTGAAGAAGTATTCCCTACAAGGAAAACTCTTATCAGTGATTGGTAACAATAGAGGGAACAACAATGGCCAGTTTGATAGACCTAGAGGACTAGTCTTCAGTAGTAATAAAATGTTGTATGTTGTAGATAATGGTAATTACAGAGTCCAGGTATTCCAACAAGATGATAAATTTGCATTTACATTTGGCAGTAAAGGGTCCAACCCTGGACAATTTCAGTTTCCTCTTAGAATAGCAATTGATACTGACAATAGAGTGTTAGTTAGTGACTATCATGGTGATCATATTAGTCTCTTCAGTCATACTGGCAGTTTTATTAGTAGGATAACATGTCACAGACCATGGGCCATTACTGTTAGCCCTGATGGTCACATCATAGCTGATGGTGATGTTGGTACAAGTATTAAAGTATGGAGCCCCACCCATCAGTTGATCCACCAGTTTGGAAAGTATGGATATCAACAAGGAGAATTTAATAATATTCTTGGTATATCCATCAGTTCTACTGGAACTATTTATGTTGTGGAGGGATACAACAATAGACTACAAATTATCAGTAATAGttaaattattttattatgtgTTTATATGATGTAATCTATTATTACCATGGTTACTACTTGTTTACATGATATGATAATATTCTAACTAGAGAGGTTGATTGGTACATATTAGTGTGTGAGGGGTACATATTAGTGTGTGAGAGGTTGATTGGTACATATTAGTGTGTGAGGGGAGATGATGTGGTATGAACTAACCACCTCAGACCAATTGGGAAGTTTATTATGTGACCTACAAATACAGCCACGTCTACATAGAGCAGTAAAGAAGTGGGTTGATAATGTTTCAGTCAAATAGGAGTTACAGAAAGAAAGAACAGTAAAAATATGGATTATATAATTAGCATGTACAACACTTATACTGGAAAAACTACAAACAAAAGCTACCGTGAAGTATACACCAACTAGTCACAAAGTAGCTACTTCTTTACCAAAAGAAGttcaacaatattattatagagACTGATGGGACTCCAATGAATTATACACAAATACTAGTGCCTATTACACAGctgttacaggtttttgcaattgactttgtccCATTTGCAGTAAAGTTCATTGCctttgcagttgaattcatcttgtttacaattgaattcatcagCTTTGAAATTGATTTAGTacttttgcaatagaatttgtcatgtttgcacaagaatttgtCATAACTATATTGACTGCAAGAAACCAGCTGCTCATCACAAGGTGAATCTGTTTCACCATGGAGAAtgccacttgagacactagagcTGGTTATACACAAAGCCATTAGCTGTCtgtcaagttaattagcttgtttgcaagtgaccacacccatcaccaaTTGCAAAGCACAGTTgcaaatgttgctgaagaagccATAGCTTAAGAATTATcatcaccttataaagagttgtttacaatagttgtacttcaacaagatcatggagcagctggtacatcttgttttcgtgtttactgcagctgccaatcttgttatgGAGGAATTCTACTGTAAAGGCAACAAAATCAATTGCACAACCAGCAAATTCAATTGGGAACGGgacaaattctactgcaaaggtGATGAAAtctattgcaaatgggacgaaaTCAATAGCAAAAACCtgttatgtacatacacactttACATGTAGCATATTTAATTTGCACAATCACAGAACACAGTTAATGGAGTGGCTAGTACAATCACCTGTATTCAACACAGATCACCTTCAACATTCCTTAacgcatgtacacacaacacTCAACTTTCTTCACCTTTCATCTTCAGTGTTCTCCATCAGAGTCAATGGTGATTATCGGGTAGAGTAACTCCCTTCATCATCCCTCCATTAATGATCAACATGTCACCTCACTGTAACACAAACCAAACACGTAGGATACAGAAGTAAAAACATTTTTTACAATTATTACACATACACTACAGTTGTGAATCATCACTGTCAGTGTTagcattgtaagtgggtcagtactgttgaccagtttgacccactgacccaaatAGTTATCCGGATGGGACCCGGATCTGACCTGCATGTGACccgttttaattaaaatagaggcgtACCTCAAGAGCCATATTAAAATCCACAAGTTCCATTAGTTAGCCCTGCAttgtttacactatagaaaGGATTGTCTGCAAAAGgtgagtagctacgtattatcaagtgggtgtggctccacgtaagtctAAATGCAGCTACAGCAAttaagaatttccagaagttagtaacctacatttcaagtagcaacacggATCTGGTGATGCCATGCATGTTCACAGAGAACAGCTGATACAATTccaataaatgggtgtggctttaCATACCCcgcacagacagcaaagcatattcctgaatggtgggtgtAGCTCCAtgtaagtttcttgagtgtttacaactgcatttccaccaatacaatcgagcttgttaacttatagtcacacgtgatctcatccgggtcagGCCCAGATATTCAATAAAGtagataagacccacttgacccggacaaaatgtgacccaaatgacccggaTAATCCGGATAACCAGGCCCACTTACAACACTGATCACTGTCTTAAAGGAGTAGTTAGATGTAAATATCTACCTACATGATGTAACAATACTGCATGTTAAGGATTGTGATTCTTTAACCTTAGAGTTCAATCATTTGTATAGTATTACTTCATCAAAATAACCCTCAAAAACCAACATAGATCATTTTATATACTTGTAGTATGTCAGTATGTGTTGTATACATTCACCTTGTTGTTAGTTCACTGGCTAGGTGCTTCTATATTTCTTCAGCAGAATCATCACCCACTGGTAGCTTTGATATGGAAGCTTTTCCTTCTTGGAATCATCCTCAAGTGTGTCATCCCTTATGGTAAGAGGGTAAGTCTTCTTTATCACAACTACATCATTTCTATCTAGCTGTTAGCTTGTGTACCCAGTCAGGTTTGTAGTGTTTTCTCAGATCAGTAGCCATGTCCCTCAGTTCACTCCTATATGGGTCCTTGAAGCCACTGAGAGTAAATGTCACTCCAGACAGTATTGTACTGATATCATCATCTTTAGGAATGACTCCATCATCTTTAGGAGATGACTCTGGAAGTGAAATGAGAGGAAATAATATCAACATTCACAACTGAAATGACCTAACAGTCAAATGACTTCAACACTAAATAATTGAAAACTTTTGTCAGTTATACCAAGTACTGTATCTTAAACAAATGGTTATAATCTTCGTATactttaatcatacagtatggtagtactgtatagtagggatcatggtgtATAGGCTTGGTTATGtgtaatcaatactgccaaatTATTTTGAAGGGTGAGTTTGAAGAACAAGAAAATCAGAATGATCTTGACAAGTTTCTGTAAAATTTAAAAGAAAATTCCTATTTATATGTAAGTGAATTTTCTAATGACTAACTAACTGAGGCTTTCAGGCGTATAACTCAACAATACACATGACTACAGGctttattttttcactgttgaatGTTGCTTCGTCCTGGGAACCGCGGTACGTACAATATAAGCATTACAGACTTCCCTTTGTctcccagttcttttcactgaccaCACAAaatgtcaatttgtggtagcatggTATGGCTTCCTAGCTTTGTTATGGGAGGAACATAGTTGAAGATAAAACCACAATGGTCGCTACCAGTAGAATCACTACACTCTACAGTAGTTGATTattggggcacacattcagaatATTATGGGATGCCTGATACCATtcttttttgatgtggtatgagtGGGTTCATTAGACATAAAAATGTTAttgaaaaagtaaacaaacaagtagaaggaaaaacttTACAATTTGGAtaagggatcaaagaataaaaacaGGAGCATATATAGGATTTCTCCAAGGTGGTTTCTAAATTTTGTAGCGAGTGAAAAATCACTGTATTTATAATAGTCAATTTTGGCAGTCAACATAAAGTTGCTATTATTGGCATGAAGTACGTAGGCATGCCAAACCTGgtgataaaaataataaatctcattttcttgccaaaaatggaaaatcaaacccacaatcaatggttACAAACCACTGTATAAGTAAAACCAGACTccttccaattttggaataactAAGATGCCTGTGAGAGATTGAAGCACTTACTGGGTTCCATGACAAAGCTGTGTGCTCTCCTTAGCTTGCCAAGGAAAATACACTGCTctatttttgtaaaaaattcaCATCCCACATAATGCCCAAGTTGGCAATATAAGGAATCTgaattattgccaaattttagcAAAAAAGATTTACTGCCAAATTTGGGTCTAGAACAGCCACTGTTTGCTAGTTTTGGAGCTTGGTTACTTATTACAAAAAATTAAAGATGTCACATCGGTACAATATCAGTAGATCAGTACATTTCCTAGATTGTAACAGTATCGGTAAAGCACAGAAAAGTTAAATTAGTAcatctctacaaggaaaccaattttatgtacatgtacagtacatctCCATCATTGTAAAATTTACAAGTACAATGTATGCCTGACCATGTGTGTGTGACAGTACAATAACAATCAACAAAACATTGTAGAAAACAAACCTCATCAAAGTTGTCATCCCATTTTGACTCAGTTACAATGTGAGTCACTCCATCACTCATGTAGTCCGCTATGTCACTAACAAACAACATCACTAGTAAATGTAGTCATTGTTTGTAAACATGTTACACATATCATTTGCATATGTAGCTACACATCAGGTCACCATACAGTACACATATCCTGTAAAGTTGATGCAGGTCACCACATGTACAATTGTATATGATTATGATGTAAAGTAAATGAAATTAGAATACAAACATAATTTTTAAGGGACTAAAGCAAGTGGTACATCCTGTATTTagacaacaagtttgatactgaaatttgattggcaaAAATGTGGCCTCTAAATCCTGTAGTGCCATCCAATAGAGACCATGCTCTGAGGTGATACGaaacatgataattatgtgcCTGTAATATTGGCCTcccacaccatactactactataCACCTGATGCATGCACAGTACCCAccaccataggcggcggaaaggggggggggctagggggctaaagccccccttcggtctgctgaggggggcttagcccccctcagaatgatatcgcaccgaaattatctttcttgaattgaagaccgtgataaagatcgagatactctaatagaacagtcactctaataaagtagtcagtgtgtagtgagctatgtaaggatttttatgtagtttatcagctagaaatggtagctggtgaggtggaaaactcttgtcagttggttgtgaccttttttttttttttttttggtctcaccttaccaaactatagaaataagtctgggtcagcccagcggagccccccctcatatcaactacttcctccgccgctgcccACCACTTTCAAACATTTGGATTTGTGCCACCACCGCTGGTTGGCTATAGCTAATGAACACattagagctacaaagaaagctgtAGCTACGAGAA
This region includes:
- the LOC136236162 gene encoding E3 ubiquitin-protein ligase TRIM71-like — encoded protein: MFVEDLLCEREENKASILQDSDPNNQHMQVPEYDNVLEQISQLQSTVKEKDKTIEQLKANITQLLEEIMTTETLLDKRFKELDKSKCDLKLVAVKYQEMKSNLELAKFGGSFSLNSSKCKVSFPAVVIINKENSLVLTLIDINDDNTIGRAGTIQVLVMNKNFESVAVKPVLDIGGGDYTVSFTPRTLGDHVISIAVDGQHIPGSPHKISVALRDYSKMRQQDCSVVTDYGGNKFGNLYDVVIGVHDEVVVVDETNKCAIVFDCNMTLLSVIGQGSGDNRLNYPDGIAVSKDGIIAVSDWGSHQVKKYSLQGKLLSVIGNNRGNNNGQFDRPRGLVFSSNKMLYVVDNGNYRVQVFQQDDKFAFTFGSKGSNPGQFQFPLRIAIDTDNRVLVSDYHGDHISLFSHTGSFISRITCHRPWAITVSPDGHIIADGDVGTSIKVWSPTHQLIHQFGKYGYQQGEFNNILGISISSTGTIYVVEGYNNRLQIISNS